The following proteins come from a genomic window of Paenibacillus sp. CAA11:
- a CDS encoding sugar ABC transporter substrate-binding protein has protein sequence MSTFWRSSRTVFVLIVASVMLLLSACGQNKGGAATAPADPNKPLAGKRIALIMEFNTGTFSQQYVQGVTEEVKKFGGELTTFVAENKKEKMASLLESAVNQHFDVILTDHGTADVLQNGIQKAVERKIPVVVFDADIQIPGVTVLSQDDASMAKVTLDQLKKDVGGKGNIVKVWVAGFAPMERRQTEYAKFMSENPDIKEIATFGTAENPALDAQSQMEAVLKQYPKGQIAAVWTAWDEFAKGAARAIQQAGRNEIKLYGIDMSDEDLQMIQDKNNPWVASAAVDPKDIGRIQVRYAYQKLHGDQTEDSVVLKSVLVSQDSLPDKQISTDELSQYVKGWGESKQGIADWMKDYGVE, from the coding sequence GGCTGCAACTGCGCCTGCTGATCCGAATAAGCCGCTTGCTGGCAAACGCATTGCTTTAATTATGGAATTCAATACAGGAACCTTCTCTCAGCAGTATGTACAAGGGGTTACAGAGGAAGTGAAGAAGTTCGGCGGGGAATTAACTACCTTTGTGGCAGAGAATAAGAAGGAGAAGATGGCTTCCTTGCTCGAATCCGCTGTGAATCAGCATTTTGATGTGATCTTGACAGACCACGGAACTGCGGATGTGCTGCAGAACGGAATTCAAAAAGCAGTCGAGCGCAAAATTCCGGTCGTTGTTTTCGATGCGGATATCCAGATTCCGGGTGTAACCGTATTGTCCCAGGATGATGCAAGTATGGCTAAAGTAACATTGGATCAGCTGAAAAAAGATGTAGGCGGTAAAGGAAATATCGTTAAGGTTTGGGTTGCAGGCTTTGCTCCAATGGAACGCCGCCAGACGGAATATGCAAAGTTTATGTCCGAGAATCCGGATATTAAGGAAATTGCAACTTTCGGAACGGCAGAGAATCCTGCGCTTGACGCTCAGTCTCAGATGGAGGCCGTGCTGAAGCAATATCCTAAGGGGCAGATTGCGGCGGTGTGGACCGCATGGGATGAATTCGCTAAGGGAGCTGCCCGGGCGATTCAGCAAGCAGGACGTAACGAGATCAAACTATATGGCATTGATATGAGCGACGAAGACCTGCAAATGATTCAGGATAAAAATAACCCTTGGGTCGCTTCCGCAGCCGTTGATCCGAAAGACATCGGACGGATTCAGGTACGCTATGCTTACCAGAAGCTTCACGGGGATCAGACGGAAGACAGTGTTGTACTGAAATCCGTACTTGTCTCCCAAGACAGCTTGCCGGATAAACAAATCTCTACCGATGAACTATCCCAATACGTAAAGGGCTGGGGAGAATCCAAGCAGGGGATTGCTGATTGGATGAAGGATTACGGTGTCGAATAA